From the Oligoflexia bacterium genome, one window contains:
- a CDS encoding DedA family protein, which yields MDASFLDLILDKISHLEGSAAYTAIFSVLFACGLGLPIPEDITLFAAGYLSYLENIELHWAIVVCMVGVLLGDFTLFTIGRVFGKRVLSLPGVRYVMTPARIALAQAKLKKNARKVCFVARFLAGLRAPIYFSAGMLGVRPLTFFTLDSLAALISVPALTYLGFYFGDEIEIGLLYMRRAERYIMITLAVIGLLVVLNILRKKMKMA from the coding sequence ATGGACGCATCGTTTCTCGACTTAATTCTAGATAAGATCAGTCACCTTGAAGGTTCGGCCGCATACACGGCTATCTTCTCTGTACTCTTTGCCTGCGGTCTTGGCCTTCCCATTCCGGAAGATATTACGCTTTTTGCGGCGGGGTATCTTTCATATTTAGAAAATATTGAACTTCACTGGGCCATAGTCGTATGCATGGTAGGAGTTCTGCTTGGCGACTTTACATTATTCACTATCGGACGAGTTTTTGGAAAACGCGTTTTAAGTCTCCCAGGTGTTCGTTATGTTATGACCCCAGCACGAATCGCACTTGCTCAAGCAAAACTTAAGAAAAATGCTCGCAAAGTTTGTTTCGTCGCAAGATTTCTCGCAGGCCTTAGAGCTCCGATTTATTTTTCTGCAGGAATGCTCGGAGTCCGACCCCTCACTTTTTTTACATTAGACTCTCTCGCCGCCCTCATCAGTGTTCCAGCACTCACTTATTTAGGATTTTACTTTGGTGATGAAATTGAAATCGGACTTCTCTACATGCGACGCGCAGAACGCTACATAATGATCACATTGGCGGTAATTGGCTTACTTGTAGTTTTGAATATTTTGAGAAAAAAAATGAAAATGGCTTAA
- a CDS encoding 6-phosphogluconolactonase — MKLIHCKDPQEVATTTVDLLKAYAQGVTGALNIFLPTGGTPTLIYKGFSQEKDFWSKKLCPIQIDEFIDSRRLFYSQLREQVLLPLGVENKSKLIDPSWSDAQMLMHVEDVISEKIHVSLLGLGPNGHVGFHEPGQSGLSFMGGRVIIADETRDRVTGANTNDVFTFGAGAFMRAEKIIMVVIGKEKSAILKKVLESEPTPLIPATLLKSHSNLTVIIT; from the coding sequence ATGAAACTGATTCACTGCAAAGATCCGCAAGAGGTTGCCACGACAACTGTAGATTTGTTAAAGGCTTATGCACAAGGTGTCACAGGTGCGTTGAATATTTTTTTACCCACAGGTGGTACACCGACATTGATTTATAAGGGTTTTTCTCAAGAAAAAGATTTTTGGTCAAAAAAGCTATGCCCCATTCAAATAGATGAATTTATAGATTCACGCCGTCTGTTTTACAGTCAATTGCGTGAACAAGTTCTTTTGCCATTGGGTGTCGAGAATAAATCAAAACTTATTGATCCATCGTGGTCCGATGCACAAATGCTTATGCATGTGGAAGATGTGATTTCAGAAAAAATCCATGTAAGTCTTTTGGGCTTGGGGCCTAATGGGCATGTTGGTTTTCATGAGCCTGGCCAAAGTGGACTTTCATTTATGGGTGGGCGAGTAATCATTGCCGATGAAACCCGAGACCGCGTGACCGGAGCAAACACAAATGATGTTTTCACTTTCGGAGCCGGAGCATTTATGCGTGCAGAAAAAATAATCATGGTGGTAATCGGAAAAGAAAAATCCGCAATTCTAAAAAAAGTATTAGAAAGTGAACCCACTCCCTTAATTCCAGCCACACTACTAAAATCACACAGTAACCTCACAGTCATCATTACATAA
- a CDS encoding PIG-L family deacetylase, with the protein MFKKPSALVVVAHPDDEAIFFGGLILSKKYDWHVICVTDGNADDMGDFRIGQFKKSCKALGAKKAECWGFPDIFEHRLDVHALIEKLLTLKKFNKVFTHGILGEYGHAHHQDVSYATHKVFSKNTSVYSVAYNIQPEIKLTLTADLYKKKQKILWDIYKDEIKRFVNVIPATWSEGFTEVSLKEVEALYNWLTENKSFEPKSLHHYKWLAPYLQGGGGHLKLRPF; encoded by the coding sequence ATGTTCAAAAAACCCAGCGCACTCGTTGTTGTTGCTCACCCCGATGATGAAGCAATTTTTTTTGGCGGCCTTATTCTTTCAAAAAAATATGACTGGCATGTGATTTGTGTCACCGATGGAAACGCCGATGACATGGGAGACTTTCGAATCGGGCAGTTTAAAAAATCATGCAAAGCTCTTGGTGCAAAAAAAGCCGAGTGTTGGGGATTTCCCGATATCTTTGAACACAGACTCGATGTTCACGCATTAATTGAAAAACTTCTCACGCTTAAAAAATTCAACAAAGTTTTCACACACGGAATCTTAGGTGAATACGGCCACGCTCACCATCAAGATGTCAGCTATGCAACACATAAAGTATTTTCTAAAAACACCTCTGTCTATTCAGTTGCATACAACATACAACCTGAAATTAAACTGACACTTACTGCCGATCTCTATAAGAAAAAACAAAAAATACTTTGGGATATTTATAAAGATGAGATTAAACGTTTTGTGAATGTGATTCCCGCAACATGGTCTGAGGGTTTCACAGAAGTTTCGCTTAAAGAAGTTGAGGCCCTCTACAATTGGCTAACTGAAAATAAATCCTTTGAACCAAAATCACTTCATCACTACAAATGGCTCGCCCCCTATCTTCAAGGGGGCGGCGGACACCTTAAGCTAAGACCTTTTTAA
- the groL gene encoding chaperonin GroEL (60 kDa chaperone family; promotes refolding of misfolded polypeptides especially under stressful conditions; forms two stacked rings of heptamers to form a barrel-shaped 14mer; ends can be capped by GroES; misfolded proteins enter the barrel where they are refolded when GroES binds) yields MSAKELRFSEDARNAILRGVNQLANAVKVTLGPKGRNVVIEKSFGAPMITKDGVTVAKEIELENKFENMGAQMVKEVASKTNDDAGDGTTTATVLAQAIYREGAKIVAAGHNPMEIKRGLDKAVEKIVDELKKISQKVNGKKEIAQVGSISANNDKQIGELLAEAMEKVGREGVITVEESKTAETTLDVVEGMQFDRGYLSPYFITNAERMEAVLEDAYVLLYEKKVSAMKDLIPLLEAVAQQHKPLLIIAEDIEGEALATLVVNKLRGTLQVCSVKAPGFGDRRKSMLDDIATLTGGKVLSEELGQKLESAKISDLGRAKRIVVDKDNTIVIDGAGKKAEIEARVKSIRAQVEESTSDYDKEKLKERLAKLVGGVAVIHVGSATEVEMKEKKQRVEDALNATRAAVEEGIVAGGGVALVRAAQAIRNMKLPPAQQWGADIVRRACEEPIRQIAFNAGLDGSIVLDKVQNEKNPSFGFNAFTEEYSDLVKDGVIDPVKVVRCALQNAASIASLMLTTETMIAEKPKKESSGGGGGMPQGMPGGGFDM; encoded by the coding sequence ATGTCAGCAAAAGAATTGCGTTTTAGTGAAGATGCTCGAAATGCCATCCTTCGCGGAGTTAACCAACTTGCAAATGCAGTAAAAGTAACTCTTGGCCCCAAAGGCCGTAATGTTGTAATCGAAAAATCTTTTGGCGCGCCAATGATCACCAAAGACGGTGTCACTGTTGCAAAAGAGATTGAACTCGAAAATAAATTCGAAAACATGGGCGCTCAAATGGTTAAAGAAGTTGCCAGCAAAACAAACGATGATGCTGGTGATGGAACAACCACTGCGACTGTATTAGCACAAGCTATCTATCGTGAAGGTGCTAAGATTGTAGCCGCTGGCCACAATCCTATGGAAATCAAACGCGGTCTTGATAAAGCCGTTGAGAAAATCGTAGACGAACTTAAAAAAATCTCACAAAAAGTAAACGGTAAAAAAGAAATTGCTCAAGTTGGTTCAATTTCAGCCAACAACGATAAACAAATCGGTGAATTGTTAGCCGAGGCAATGGAAAAAGTTGGCCGTGAAGGCGTTATCACAGTTGAAGAAAGCAAAACTGCTGAAACAACACTAGATGTTGTTGAGGGTATGCAATTTGACCGTGGTTATCTCTCACCTTACTTCATCACCAATGCTGAGCGTATGGAAGCCGTTCTCGAAGACGCTTACGTATTGTTGTATGAAAAGAAAGTAAGCGCTATGAAAGACCTCATTCCTTTACTTGAGGCTGTAGCACAACAACACAAACCACTTTTGATTATTGCAGAAGACATTGAAGGTGAGGCATTGGCAACATTGGTTGTTAATAAACTTCGCGGAACACTTCAAGTTTGCTCAGTTAAAGCCCCTGGCTTTGGCGATCGTAGAAAATCAATGCTCGATGATATCGCTACCTTAACTGGTGGAAAAGTATTGAGCGAAGAACTCGGTCAAAAACTTGAATCAGCTAAGATCAGTGATCTTGGCCGCGCTAAGCGCATTGTTGTTGATAAAGACAACACCATCGTAATTGACGGTGCTGGTAAAAAAGCTGAAATTGAAGCGCGCGTTAAATCAATTCGTGCTCAAGTTGAAGAATCAACAAGCGACTACGATAAAGAGAAACTCAAAGAGCGTCTCGCTAAACTTGTAGGCGGCGTTGCTGTAATTCATGTTGGATCAGCTACCGAAGTTGAAATGAAAGAAAAGAAACAGCGTGTAGAAGATGCTTTAAACGCAACTCGTGCAGCTGTTGAAGAAGGTATTGTTGCTGGTGGTGGCGTTGCACTTGTTCGCGCAGCACAAGCAATCAGAAACATGAAACTTCCTCCCGCTCAACAATGGGGTGCTGATATTGTTCGTCGTGCATGTGAAGAGCCAATTCGTCAGATCGCGTTCAACGCTGGTCTTGATGGTTCAATCGTTTTGGATAAAGTTCAAAATGAAAAGAATCCTAGCTTTGGTTTTAACGCATTTACTGAAGAGTACAGCGACCTTGTTAAAGACGGTGTTATTGATCCCGTTAAGGTTGTTCGTTGCGCACTTCAAAATGCGGCCAGTATCGCTTCATTGATGCTGACAACTGAAACTATGATTGCTGAAAAGCCTAAGAAAGAATCTTCTGGCGGTGGCGGCGGAATGCCCCAAGGTATGCCCGGAGGCGGCTTCGACATGTAA
- the groES gene encoding co-chaperone GroES, translating to MNVRPLHDRILVLRLAEEEKTAGGLYIPDNAKEKPQQATVVATGKGRVLDDGRVVPLEVKKGDKVLFSKYSGTELKFEGKEYLMIREEDVLGVIQ from the coding sequence ATGAATGTACGCCCATTACACGACAGAATTTTGGTACTACGATTGGCTGAAGAAGAAAAAACAGCTGGTGGTTTGTATATCCCCGACAACGCTAAAGAAAAGCCCCAACAGGCTACAGTTGTTGCAACCGGCAAAGGACGAGTCCTTGATGATGGCCGTGTTGTGCCGTTGGAAGTTAAAAAAGGCGATAAAGTCCTATTTAGCAAATACTCAGGAACAGAACTTAAATTTGAAGGCAAAGAATATCTCATGATTCGTGAAGAAGATGTTCTAGGCGTTATTCAGTAA
- a CDS encoding PilZ domain-containing protein, protein MTHLNFNRSKRQIHRLQRKSHHNWSLRIGDDALITRNITNLSPAGLAFKAPEWSEFKMGQQIKVQLYLNKDENFECEAKIVWVKQAEERTGSLNALGLEFSKLPTHVDTAIMKLVNDDALEGRRLNFSKEFSEKFLITKKFDFRSAFSKIMGALMIASLTAALMAALYLHKHNNPEESLAFKLTNAFNKRLIAIDSSSK, encoded by the coding sequence ATGACGCATCTTAATTTTAATAGGTCAAAAAGACAGATCCATAGATTACAACGCAAATCTCATCATAATTGGTCGCTACGTATTGGAGACGACGCGCTCATTACTAGAAATATCACAAACCTGAGTCCTGCGGGTCTTGCGTTTAAGGCACCGGAATGGTCTGAATTCAAAATGGGCCAACAAATCAAGGTTCAGCTTTATTTGAACAAAGATGAAAACTTTGAGTGCGAAGCTAAAATTGTATGGGTGAAACAAGCTGAAGAACGAACAGGTAGTCTGAATGCCTTAGGATTAGAATTTTCAAAACTACCAACTCATGTTGATACGGCGATTATGAAACTCGTCAATGATGATGCGCTTGAAGGACGCCGTTTAAATTTTTCTAAAGAATTTAGTGAGAAATTTCTCATAACTAAAAAGTTTGATTTTAGATCTGCTTTCTCAAAAATCATGGGGGCTCTGATGATCGCAAGCCTCACAGCCGCATTAATGGCAGCACTTTATTTACACAAACATAACAATCCAGAAGAATCTCTGGCTTTTAAATTAACAAACGCCTTCAATAAAAGGCTTATAGCAATTGATTCGTCATCAAAATAA
- a CDS encoding PilZ domain-containing protein: MSKDSNSNDQNFFQLIDAVEQADIFEFISNKKNSIFIKDVTNKNASAQLTEVAVHQYKNSLIKGRYKNGPSLGEGTEITLTFDQASAKFFAGGTLISEAENIYEISLKKLFKLQRRDSFRVTIPKIIMYAAINISGKNFTLIDLSAGGCAFQVPVSEASLFEMGSLVTGNLSVGTSEPVDVSFKVKFRRKNTYESKEFLHIGAEFTDTSLVFNQKMQSLVYECQRQIIISDK, encoded by the coding sequence ATGAGCAAAGATTCGAACAGTAATGACCAAAACTTCTTTCAACTTATTGATGCTGTTGAGCAAGCCGATATTTTTGAATTTATTAGTAATAAGAAAAACTCTATCTTTATCAAAGATGTAACTAATAAAAATGCCAGCGCACAACTCACCGAAGTTGCAGTGCACCAATATAAAAATTCATTGATCAAAGGGCGTTATAAAAATGGCCCAAGTCTTGGCGAGGGCACTGAAATTACATTGACCTTTGATCAGGCCAGCGCAAAGTTTTTTGCAGGAGGAACGTTAATATCTGAAGCAGAAAATATTTATGAAATCTCCTTGAAAAAATTATTCAAACTTCAAAGGCGCGATAGCTTTCGAGTTACGATTCCCAAAATAATCATGTATGCGGCTATTAATATTTCTGGAAAGAATTTTACGTTGATAGATCTTTCTGCTGGGGGCTGTGCATTTCAAGTTCCAGTATCTGAGGCTTCATTATTTGAAATGGGGAGCCTTGTTACCGGAAATCTATCTGTCGGTACAAGTGAACCCGTAGATGTGAGTTTTAAGGTTAAATTTCGAAGAAAAAATACTTACGAGTCGAAAGAATTTCTACACATCGGTGCTGAATTCACCGATACAAGTCTTGTTTTTAATCAAAAAATGCAATCTCTTGTTTACGAATGCCAACGTCAGATCATTATTTCAGATAAATAA
- a CDS encoding HAD family phosphatase, whose protein sequence is MIIFDLGGVLFDWNPRYLFKKIFNSEEKMEYFLNNVCNQEWNLRQDKGRPFIEGIQELLKKFPEHKSEIEAYHHRWIEMLAGPISPTVELLVDLKNAGYRLCVLSNWATETFALVRPKHEFLNHFETILISGEEKLIKPDLAFYNLLLERIKVPAAECVFIDDVAENIEAGKSIGIRGIQFLNTQQVRNDLKDLGVDLFI, encoded by the coding sequence ATGATCATTTTTGATCTTGGCGGTGTTCTCTTTGACTGGAACCCACGGTACCTATTTAAAAAAATATTTAATTCCGAAGAAAAAATGGAATATTTTTTAAATAATGTCTGTAACCAAGAATGGAATTTACGCCAAGATAAAGGTCGACCATTTATTGAGGGCATCCAAGAGTTACTTAAAAAATTTCCTGAACATAAATCAGAAATTGAAGCTTACCATCATCGATGGATAGAAATGTTAGCAGGCCCCATTTCACCAACAGTTGAACTTCTCGTTGATCTTAAAAATGCAGGCTATCGTCTTTGCGTTCTATCTAATTGGGCCACTGAAACTTTTGCGCTAGTACGGCCAAAGCATGAGTTCTTAAATCATTTTGAAACTATTTTAATTTCTGGTGAAGAAAAACTTATTAAACCCGATCTTGCATTTTATAACCTACTTTTAGAGCGTATAAAAGTGCCCGCCGCAGAGTGCGTCTTTATTGATGATGTCGCCGAAAATATCGAAGCAGGAAAATCTATAGGAATCAGAGGCATTCAATTTCTCAACACCCAACAAGTCAGAAATGACTTAAAAGATCTGGGTGTTGATTTATTTATCTGA
- a CDS encoding acyl-CoA thioesterase, translating to MKINPTVFEYPLTIREFHIDTLQHVNNATYLAIFEEARWELCTKNGWGLKEVHEKQKSPIILEINIRFKREVHCREKTIIKSRCIEYEGKTGKLEQILFKENGEEACSATIIFGFFDLKTRKLILPTPEWLKAIGMD from the coding sequence ATGAAAATAAATCCTACTGTTTTTGAATATCCGCTCACCATCAGAGAGTTTCACATTGATACACTTCAACACGTAAACAACGCCACTTACCTGGCTATTTTTGAAGAAGCAAGGTGGGAGCTCTGCACTAAAAATGGTTGGGGACTTAAAGAAGTTCATGAAAAACAAAAAAGCCCGATCATCTTAGAAATCAATATTCGGTTTAAGCGCGAAGTTCATTGCCGAGAAAAAACGATCATCAAATCACGATGTATTGAGTATGAAGGTAAAACGGGAAAGCTTGAACAGATACTGTTTAAAGAAAATGGCGAAGAGGCGTGTTCTGCCACGATAATATTTGGTTTTTTTGATTTGAAAACAAGAAAACTTATATTGCCAACTCCTGAGTGGCTCAAGGCCATCGGGATGGATTAA